CGGAAACCGGCCCTGGAGATCGACATCCTCGGCATATTGTGCCGCAATGGCGGCAACGCGCGCCGCGCGGGCAGCGAGATCACCTTGGGGAGGCGATATTTCAAGGGCGTGAGTGGCCGGAACGGTCATCAGGCGACCTTCCGATCCTCCAGGATCTGGCGCACCGTGCGTTCGATGGCCTCGATGCTGGCAAAGGATTTGCGATTGAGCAAGTGGTCGGGAAATTCGATGTCGAAGGCTTCCTCGATACCAAGCATCAGTTGCACGGAAGCAAAGGAAGACAGTCCCAGTGCATAAAGATCGGCATCTGCCGCGATCTCTGTAACGGCACCCTGTAAGCCACCGACTTTGCCCAGAATAGTCCGAATGGTCTCGTTCATCTCAACCCTCATAGGAAATCTGTCTGATCAGGAGAATTGGAATAGATCAGAAATCGTAATATTAGGCTAATATGAATATTTCAATTCTTTTGACCCTGTCCGAAATTCTAACAGGATCGTTGAGATTTCAAAACTTTAAGGTTGCATCTTCTCGGCTTTTTTTGGGGCTATCTCATTTTTTATGAAGTTGTATTTTTATATTATATATACTTTTGATTGCGCAAATGATTTCTACCGATCACGATAAATGTGGTGATGTCCATGGAAGTCCGTGACCCGATAATGATCGCCTTCCTTGCTGATCTGGCTCGCATCGATCGGCGCCTTGCCGTGGCCGCCGGGAATATCCAGCACGTAAGTCGGCTGACAGAGACCGGACAGATGCCCGTGCAAGGCTGAGACGATGGCTTGGCCTTCTTCTATGCTGAGGCGAAAATGGCCGGTGCCGGGCGCCAGATCCGGGTGATGCAGGTAATAAGGCCGGATACGCATGTCGACAAAAGTGCGCATCAGGTCTGCCAGCACGCCAGCATCGTCATTGACACCTTTCAGCAGCACCGTTTGACTTAAAAGCGCAAAACCGGCTTGCAGAAGTTTCGCACTCGCCGCCCTGGCTTGCGGCGTCATCTCGCGCGGATGGTTGGCGTGAATGGCGATATAGGTGGTCTTGCCGCTTGCCTGCAAGGCATCGATCAGATCCTTGTCGATACGCGCCGGATCGGCGACAGGAACACGGCTGTGAAACCGGATGATCCGGACATGATCGATGGTGCCCAATTGCTGCAAGATCGACCGCAGCCGGCGTGGCGACAGAACCAGCGGGTCGCCGCCGGTAAAGATCACTTCCCAAATATCCTTTTGGTCACGGATATAGGCTATGGCCGCGTCCAGCGCCGGGCCTGAGAGCAGGCCATCACCGTCCGGTCCGACCATTTCGCGGCGAAAGCAGAAACGGCAATAGACCGGGCAGCTATGCACCACCTTCAACAGAACCCGGTCTGGATAGCGATGGACAATGCCCTCCACCGGGCTATGGGCATGGTCACCGATCGGATCGGCCCGCTCCACGGGTTGATGCACCAATTCGCCAGCCTGAGGTACGAATTGCGCGGCAATCGGGTCTGTGGGGTCGTTTGGGTCGATCAGCGCCAACATGGCGGGGGTAATGGCGATGGCGTAACGGGCAGCGACCGCGTCCAATTCCGGGCCGGTTTCGGCAGCAACAAGTCCGGTCTCGACCAGTTCTCTGACAGTTTTCACTGTTTTGACGGACGCGGTCACGGCTGCGGCTCCGCCACCGGCGTCCACAGCACTTGATCGATCCGTTGCGCGCCGGTCGCCAGAAGCACCAGCCGGTCGAAGCCGAGCGCAATGCCAGAGGCTTCGGGCATGATGGTCAGCGCTTCCAGAAAATCCTCGTCCAGCGGATAG
This region of Agrobacterium vitis genomic DNA includes:
- a CDS encoding acyl carrier protein encodes the protein MNETIRTILGKVGGLQGAVTEIAADADLYALGLSSFASVQLMLGIEEAFDIEFPDHLLNRKSFASIEAIERTVRQILEDRKVA
- a CDS encoding lysine-2,3-aminomutase-like protein codes for the protein MTASVKTVKTVRELVETGLVAAETGPELDAVAARYAIAITPAMLALIDPNDPTDPIAAQFVPQAGELVHQPVERADPIGDHAHSPVEGIVHRYPDRVLLKVVHSCPVYCRFCFRREMVGPDGDGLLSGPALDAAIAYIRDQKDIWEVIFTGGDPLVLSPRRLRSILQQLGTIDHVRIIRFHSRVPVADPARIDKDLIDALQASGKTTYIAIHANHPREMTPQARAASAKLLQAGFALLSQTVLLKGVNDDAGVLADLMRTFVDMRIRPYYLHHPDLAPGTGHFRLSIEEGQAIVSALHGHLSGLCQPTYVLDIPGGHGKAPIDASQISKEGDHYRVTDFHGHHHIYRDR